Proteins from a genomic interval of Deltaproteobacteria bacterium:
- a CDS encoding glycosyltransferase, with translation MRIIYLSKTSILGPASRYRIYQFRDWFEKRGHEIKIIPAFSDSYLLAEGKNGFTKYLLKGILGIKAFFKRIIDFRHVINADIVAIEREYFPCLPPVFEILIRVLKGGYILEFDDAIFLSRGRRMKYPATIKMATKVIIGNRYLEDYARRFNEKTALVPTCVDTKKYVQKKNHAVDGRLKIGWIGLPYNFHHVDIVTAAFKRIFSEYRCELVIVSARKPANKVPTTFVKWDLDSEAETLSSFDIGIMPLVDNPFSRGKCGLKILQYMAAGVPVVASPVGVNREIISDGVNGFLANSNKEWYEKLKVLIEDEELRARLGSEGRRTVEKGYDLEKIGDRLVSIYTEGMK, from the coding sequence TTGAGAATCATCTACCTATCAAAGACTAGTATTCTCGGCCCTGCAAGCAGATACCGTATATATCAGTTTAGGGACTGGTTCGAAAAGAGGGGTCATGAAATCAAGATTATTCCTGCTTTTTCCGATTCATATCTCCTCGCTGAAGGAAAAAATGGATTCACGAAATATCTACTGAAGGGAATTCTGGGAATCAAAGCTTTTTTTAAAAGAATAATCGATTTTCGACACGTTATTAACGCTGATATCGTGGCCATTGAGAGGGAATATTTTCCGTGTTTACCGCCGGTGTTCGAAATTTTGATAAGAGTTCTGAAGGGAGGGTATATTCTCGAATTCGATGATGCGATTTTCCTTTCCCGCGGTAGAAGGATGAAATACCCTGCCACGATAAAGATGGCAACTAAGGTGATTATCGGCAACAGATACCTGGAAGATTATGCGAGGAGGTTCAATGAAAAAACAGCCCTTGTTCCAACCTGTGTGGATACGAAAAAATATGTACAGAAGAAAAACCATGCTGTAGATGGAAGGTTGAAAATAGGGTGGATCGGGCTGCCCTATAATTTCCATCATGTCGATATTGTAACGGCTGCGTTCAAGAGAATATTTTCTGAGTATCGTTGTGAGTTGGTGATCGTGTCGGCAAGAAAACCCGCAAACAAAGTGCCTACGACATTTGTGAAATGGGATCTTGATAGTGAGGCCGAGACCCTGAGCTCTTTCGATATCGGCATTATGCCCCTCGTGGATAACCCCTTTTCCCGCGGAAAATGTGGTCTGAAGATACTCCAGTATATGGCCGCGGGTGTTCCCGTCGTAGCATCTCCCGTCGGCGTGAACCGTGAGATAATATCCGACGGGGTCAATGGGTTTCTCGCGAATTCAAATAAGGAGTGGTACGAAAAGTTGAAGGTGCTCATCGAGGATGAAGAGCTGCGCGCGCGATTGGGGAGTGAGGGAAGGAGAACCGTTGAAAAAGGGTACGACCTGGAGAAAATCGGCGACCGGCTTGTCTCGATTTACACGGAGGGGATGAAGTGA